A region from the Canis aureus isolate CA01 chromosome 10, VMU_Caureus_v.1.0, whole genome shotgun sequence genome encodes:
- the LOC144322551 gene encoding bile acid-CoA:amino acid N-acyltransferase-like, whose protein sequence is MMIQLTATPTSALIDEPVHIRATGLPPFQIVVLQATLKDETGNLFHSHAYYKANEVGEVDLERAPSLGGDYVGVHPMGLFWSLKPENILTKLLKRDVMNSPFLVQIKLYDSNLPLIHIPTTAPKVSLTLERWYTAPGTKRIQVQEGHIRGTLFLPPGEGRFPGVIDLFAGVGGLIESRASLLASHGFATLALAYCDYEDLPSQPEKTDLEYFEEAVNFLLRHPKVLGPGVGIVSISKGAEIGLSMAIHLKQVTATVLINGPNFVIRIPQVYRGQISQPLPFSPQLLSINALGLAEFQHYFEKARNEANENFLLPIEKAQGHFLFIVGEDDKNLNSKAYAKQATEQLRRNGKNNWTLLSYPGAGHLLEAPYSPLCCASKISSLHLFIHWGGEVTPHAIAQEHSWKEIKKFLRKHLLPVVTSQL, encoded by the exons ATGATGATTCAGCTGACAGCTACCCCCACAAGTGCACTTATTGATGAGCCAGTGCATATCCGAGCTACAGGCCTGCCTCCCTTCCAGATAGTGGTTCTTCAGGCAACACTGAAAGATGAAACGGGGAACCTGTTTCATTCTCATGCCTACTATAAGGCTAATGAAGTTGGTGAGGTAGACTTGGAGCGTGCCCCTTCACTTGGAGGTGACTATGTAGGAGTCCACCCTATGGGTCTCTTTTGGTCCTTGaaacctgaaaatattttaactaaattGTTGAAAAGAGATGTGATGAATAGCCCCTTCCTGGtccaaataaaactttatgaTTCAAATTTACCATTAATTCACATCCCCACCACTGCTCCAAAAGTCAGCCTGACTTTGGAAAGGTGGTACACAGCGCCTGGTACCAAACGGATCCAAGTTCAAGAAGGCCACATTCGGGGaaccctctttctccctcctg gagaGGGCCGTTTCCCAGGGGTAATTGACTTGTTTGCTGGTGTTGGTGGACTGATTGAATCTCGGGCCAGTCTTCTGGCCAGTCATGGCTTTGCCACCTTGGCCTTGGCTTATTGTGACTATGAAGATCTGCCCTCCCAACCAGAAAAGACAGATTTAGAATATTTTGAGGAAGCTGTCAACTTTCTTCTAAGACATCCTAAG gtCCTTGGCCCAGGCGTTGGGATAGTTTCCATAAGCAAAGGTGCAGAGATTGGACTCTCCATGGCTATTCACCTAAAACAGGTCACAGCCACTGTGCTTATTAATGGGCCCAACTTTGTAATTAGAATTCCACAGGTATATCGTGGACAGATAAGTCAGCCCTTGCCTTTCTCCCCACAACTACTATCCATCAATGCCTTAGGGTTAGCAGAGTTCCAGCACTACTTTGAGAAAGCTAGAAATGAAGCCAATGAGAATTTTCTTCTCCCCATTGAAAAGGCCCAGGGACATTTCCTTTTCATTGTGGGAGAAGATGATAAGAATCTCAACAGCAAAGCATATGCCAAGCAAGCCACAGAGCAGTTGAGAAGAAACGGGAAGAACAATTGGACTTTGCTATCTTACCCTGGGGCAGGCCACCTATTAGAGGCTCCCTACTCCCCACTGTGCTGTGCCTCCAAGATCTCCAGTCTCCACCTATTCATCCACTGGGGAGGAGAGGTGACCCCGCATGCCATTGCACAAGAGCACTCTTGGAAGGAGATCAAAAAGTTCCTCAGGAAGCACCTCCTTCCAGTTGTAACCAGTCAACTTTGA
- the MRPL50 gene encoding large ribosomal subunit protein mL50 has translation MAALSASGVTRRGLAWVVLGAPRREFWSRFRKEKKPLVPETVEEVKEKPILVCPPLRSRTYIPPEDLQSRVESCVREIFGSSVPSSWQDVSLEDGHLKFGLLSRLADDLGHAVPNSRLHQMCRVRDVLDFYNVPINDRSKFDELIASNLPPNLKITWGY, from the exons ATGGCGGCGCTGTCAGCGTCTGGCGTTACCAGAAGAGGCCTCGCGTGGGTCGTCTTAGGGGCACCGCGGAGAGAATTTTGGTCTCGATTCAG aaaagagaagaagccaTTGGTGCCTGAGACAGTAGAAGAGGTGAAGGAAAAACCTATTTTGGTGTGTCCACCCTTACGAAGCCGAACATACATACCACCTGAAGATCTCCAGAGTCGTGTGGAATCTTGTGTCAGAGAAATTTTTGGCTCATCTGTTCCTAGCAGTTGGCAGGACGTGTCCCTGGAAGATGGTCATCTGAAATTCGGGTTGTTGTCACGTTTAGCTGATGACTTGGGCCATGCAGTGCCCAACTCCAGGCTTCACCAGATGTGCAGGGTCAGAGATGTTCTTGATTTCTATAATGTGCCTATTAATGATAGATCTAAATTTGATGAGCTGATTGCCAGTAATCTGCCTcccaatttaaaaatcacttggggTTATTGA